From the genome of Segatella hominis, one region includes:
- a CDS encoding decaprenyl-phosphate phosphoribosyltransferase yields MKEKEIDNIEKDSKGLSALMRLIRPKQWIKNGFIFMPLFFGGELFNTGALLAGVIAFFAYSFAASSIYCFNDIYDVEADRRHPVKCHRPIASGAVSVKQAYGLMILMLVLSIGFSSLLDGWETMGIILFYWCLNLGYCAKFKQYAIIDVCIVAFGFVLRLLAGGVATGVVLSKWIVLMTFLITLFMSFAKRRDDVIRMEKTGEAPRKNTSRYNLTFINQAITITASVTLVCYIMYTVSPEVLEHFHTDKLYLTTVFVLVGLLRYIQIAVVDQQSGDPTKILLRDRITQVIVIAWLAAFLFLIYIA; encoded by the coding sequence ATGAAAGAAAAAGAAATAGATAATATAGAAAAGGACAGTAAGGGGTTGTCTGCCCTGATGCGTCTCATTCGCCCGAAGCAATGGATCAAGAACGGCTTTATCTTTATGCCGCTCTTCTTTGGCGGAGAACTTTTCAATACCGGTGCCCTGCTGGCAGGAGTCATCGCTTTCTTCGCCTATAGTTTTGCTGCTTCCAGCATCTACTGTTTCAACGACATTTACGATGTGGAGGCAGACCGACGTCATCCCGTGAAATGCCATCGCCCGATAGCTTCCGGAGCCGTATCGGTAAAACAGGCGTATGGACTGATGATTCTGATGCTGGTGCTTTCCATCGGTTTCAGCAGTCTGTTGGATGGTTGGGAAACGATGGGCATTATCCTTTTCTACTGGTGCCTGAACTTAGGCTATTGCGCAAAGTTCAAGCAGTATGCCATCATAGACGTTTGCATCGTAGCCTTCGGTTTTGTGCTCCGTCTGCTGGCAGGTGGTGTGGCAACGGGCGTGGTACTGAGCAAATGGATTGTGCTGATGACCTTCCTCATCACCCTCTTCATGAGCTTTGCCAAGCGCCGCGATGATGTGATAAGAATGGAGAAGACCGGAGAGGCTCCACGCAAGAATACGAGCCGCTACAATCTGACTTTCATCAATCAGGCGATTACCATTACCGCCTCGGTCACTCTGGTCTGCTACATTATGTACACAGTAAGTCCGGAGGTTCTGGAACATTTCCATACCGACAAACTCTATCTCACAACGGTTTTCGTTCTGGTAGGACTCTTGCGCTACATCCAGATAGCAGTTGTTGACCAGCAGAGTGGCGACCCTACCAAGATTCTGCTCCGCGACCGCATCACTCAGGTTATTGTAATAGCCTGGCTTGCCGCCTTCCTGTTCCTCATCTATATCGCATAA
- a CDS encoding acyltransferase family protein, which yields MKRNTDLDFIRSILIILMILIHIVSFGNAYPHLKAGILSFMMPTFLIITGYLVNIGKTGRQFGKYLLCLALPYIIMVTGFSVLSYFLPVRDGITELSLSQIAQKIFVTSIGPYWFIQTMIICGILYYGSFQACDTISKYRGRCSCRNNKENDSYKNSKENDFCSNSKEIEPCCNSKENNSCKNSKGNDSCSNINKGKTEEENLSLTTRLFLLAILMLLMSKTPALNITAAIYYFAGVVIRQCRIDFNKVFRPTPLAFILWPFILYREDLYDWGNIAVAFSCWCCISALMWLNQYYKSQMIGKSTLLYIGKNTLPIYLFHPIFTMAAKFYHPLFAFDKSEILLAAFTIILAIAGSIAIAKVMEKTKLAYFFGKKDILR from the coding sequence ATGAAACGGAATACAGATTTAGATTTCATCCGATCCATTCTCATCATACTGATGATCCTCATCCATATCGTGAGTTTCGGGAATGCTTATCCTCATCTGAAGGCAGGCATTCTCTCGTTCATGATGCCTACCTTTCTCATCATCACGGGTTATCTGGTGAACATCGGGAAAACGGGCAGGCAGTTTGGCAAATATCTGCTTTGTCTGGCCCTGCCATACATCATCATGGTGACGGGATTTTCCGTGCTCTCCTATTTCCTGCCAGTAAGAGATGGCATTACCGAACTCTCCCTGTCGCAAATCGCCCAAAAAATTTTCGTCACTTCCATCGGTCCGTATTGGTTTATCCAGACCATGATTATCTGCGGAATCTTGTATTACGGGAGCTTCCAGGCTTGTGATACAATCAGCAAATACAGGGGGCGTTGTTCTTGCAGGAATAATAAAGAGAATGATTCTTACAAGAATAGTAAGGAGAATGATTTTTGTAGCAATAGTAAGGAAATTGAGCCTTGCTGCAATAGTAAGGAGAATAATTCTTGTAAGAATAGTAAGGGGAATGATTCTTGCAGCAATATAAACAAGGGAAAGACGGAGGAGGAAAACCTGTCTTTAACAACCCGCCTTTTTCTCTTGGCGATTCTGATGCTGCTGATGAGCAAGACCCCTGCCCTGAACATCACGGCTGCCATTTATTATTTTGCCGGAGTCGTTATCCGCCAATGCCGCATCGACTTCAACAAGGTTTTCCGCCCTACTCCCTTGGCGTTCATTCTCTGGCCTTTCATCCTCTATCGGGAAGACCTCTATGACTGGGGGAACATAGCTGTTGCTTTCTCCTGCTGGTGCTGCATTTCTGCGCTTATGTGGTTGAACCAATATTACAAGTCGCAAATGATAGGAAAGTCCACCTTATTATATATAGGTAAGAACACGTTGCCGATTTATCTCTTCCATCCCATCTTCACAATGGCGGCGAAATTCTATCATCCTCTGTTCGCCTTCGACAAGAGTGAAATTCTCCTGGCCGCTTTTACCATTATCCTTGCCATCGCAGGAAGCATCGCTATTGCCAAGGTCATGGAAAAAACGAAATTAGCTTATTTCTTCGGGAAAAAGGATATACTGAGATAA
- a CDS encoding HAD family hydrolase, whose product MKKEKIYCFDFDGTLTKKDTLIEFIKFCMGKTRFLMGFLLYSPILVLMKLHLFPNWKAKQIIFKHFFGGMSIEDFDDYCVNFAAKNLYLLRLSGIGKIQEAKRKKERVLIVSASIDNWVKPFFDFQNLTDVEVLGTQIEVANGKVTGYFKTNNCYGEEKVHRICEALTRTINNGKGASTLDFDRTRYEIEAFGDSRGDKEMLAFADQGHYKPFRDSL is encoded by the coding sequence ATGAAAAAAGAAAAAATATATTGTTTCGATTTTGACGGAACGCTCACAAAGAAAGATACACTCATCGAGTTTATCAAATTCTGCATGGGGAAGACGCGCTTCCTCATGGGTTTCCTGCTCTACAGCCCCATCCTCGTGCTGATGAAACTGCATCTTTTCCCCAACTGGAAAGCGAAGCAGATCATTTTCAAGCACTTCTTCGGCGGTATGAGCATCGAAGATTTTGATGATTACTGCGTCAATTTTGCTGCCAAGAATCTCTATCTGCTGCGCCTGAGTGGTATTGGAAAAATACAAGAAGCCAAACGCAAGAAAGAACGGGTATTGATCGTAAGCGCCAGTATCGACAACTGGGTGAAGCCTTTCTTCGACTTCCAAAATCTAACTGATGTGGAAGTTCTCGGCACCCAGATAGAAGTAGCCAACGGTAAAGTAACCGGCTATTTCAAGACCAACAACTGCTATGGCGAGGAGAAAGTTCATCGCATCTGCGAAGCCCTGACCCGTACCATCAATAATGGAAAGGGAGCCTCAACACTCGATTTCGACCGTACACGATATGAAATCGAAGCGTTCGGAGACAGTCGTGGCGATAAGGAAATGCTCGCCTTTGCCGACCAAGGACATTATAAGCCGTTCAGAGATTCTCTCTAA
- a CDS encoding sensor histidine kinase, with the protein MNTIFHLYIIGIILLVIGGIIYLFLRHQRNLKSRAFLMQEAIRNGDYSFRLSTKGLLFGERALQQALNDMENDIGRLVAQHEVESWQRLTRVLTHEIMNATAPISSICQAYLSNPDIQGSSYEEGIRAIRDTSKSLTSFVDSYRKLTQLQNPVIENIPLKDFVEGIKPLYPQIEWHIHIPEDATWSADKNMLRQVFINLTKNAIEAHASAIDIRCFHKHPESIESSQFSGIYFSNNGDPIPADVAKEMFIPFFSTKPSGSGIGLSISRQMLMMQSINLSLAEHNVAGYHVTFRME; encoded by the coding sequence ATGAACACCATTTTCCACCTATATATAATAGGTATCATACTCCTCGTCATAGGAGGTATCATCTATCTCTTCTTGCGTCACCAGCGCAACCTGAAGAGCCGTGCCTTCTTGATGCAAGAGGCTATTCGCAATGGCGATTACTCCTTCCGCCTATCCACCAAGGGATTACTCTTTGGAGAACGAGCCTTGCAGCAAGCCCTCAACGACATGGAGAACGACATCGGCAGACTGGTGGCGCAGCATGAGGTGGAATCTTGGCAAAGGCTAACCCGTGTGCTCACCCATGAGATTATGAATGCCACCGCCCCCATCTCCAGTATCTGCCAAGCCTATCTTAGCAATCCCGACATCCAAGGTTCGTCTTATGAGGAAGGCATCCGAGCCATTCGAGATACCAGCAAATCGCTCACCAGTTTTGTGGACAGCTACCGCAAGCTCACCCAGCTACAAAATCCTGTCATCGAGAACATTCCACTCAAGGATTTCGTGGAAGGCATCAAGCCGCTCTATCCTCAGATAGAATGGCACATCCATATCCCCGAAGATGCCACCTGGTCTGCCGACAAGAACATGCTGCGCCAGGTATTTATCAATCTGACCAAGAATGCCATCGAGGCTCACGCCTCAGCCATCGACATTCGATGCTTCCACAAACATCCAGAGAGCATCGAGAGTTCACAATTCTCAGGCATCTATTTCAGCAACAATGGCGACCCCATCCCTGCCGATGTGGCAAAGGAGATGTTCATCCCCTTCTTCTCCACCAAGCCATCAGGTTCAGGCATCGGCCTCTCCATCTCCCGCCAGATGCTGATGATGCAATCCATCAATCTCTCCCTTGCCGAGCATAATGTGGCAGGCTATCATGTAACATTCCGGATGGAATGA